From Meles meles chromosome 5, mMelMel3.1 paternal haplotype, whole genome shotgun sequence, one genomic window encodes:
- the FUT9 gene encoding 4-galactosyl-N-acetylglucosaminide 3-alpha-L-fucosyltransferase 9, translating to MTSASKGILRPFLIVCIILGCFMACLLIYIKPTNSWIFSPMESASSVLKMKNFFSTKTDYFNETTILIWVWPFGQTFDLTSCQAMFNIQGCHLTTDRSLYNKSHAVLIHHRDISWDLTNLPQQARPPFQKWIWMNLESPTHTPQKSGIEHLFNLTLTYRRDSDIQVPYGFLTVSTNPFVFEVPSKEKLVCWVVSNWNPEHARVKYYNELSKSIEIHTYGQAFGEYVNDKNLIPTISTCKFYLSFENSIHKDYITEKLYNAFLAGSVPVVLGPSRENYENYIPADSFIHVEDYNSPSELAKYLKEVDKNNKLYLSYFNWRKDFTVNLPRFWESHACLACDHVKRHQEYKSVGNLEKWFWN from the coding sequence ATGACATCAGCATCCAAAGGAATTCTCCGCCCATTTTTAATCGTCTGCATTATCCTGGGCTGCTTCATGGCATGTCTGCTCATTTACATCAAGCCTACCAATAGCTGGATCTTCAGTCCAATGGAGTCAGCCAGCTCAGTgctgaaaatgaaaaacttcttcTCTACCAAAACTGATTATTTTAATGAAACTACTATCCTGATTTGGGTGTGGCCATTTGGACAGACCTTTGACCTTACATCTTGCCAAGCAATGTTCAACATCCAGGGATGCCATCTCACAACAGACCGTTCTCTGTACAACAAATCTCACGCAGTTCTGATCCATCACCGAGACATCAGTTGGGATCTGACTAACTTACCTCAGCAGGCTAGGCCACCCTTCCAGAAATGGATTTGGATGAATTTAGAATCACCAACTCACACGCCCCAAAAAAGTGGCATTGAGCACCTGTTCAACTTGACTCTGACTTACCGCCGCGACTCAGATATCCAAGTGCCTTACGGCTTCTTGACGGTGAGCACAAACCCCTTCGTGTTTGAAGTGCCAAGCAAAGAGAAGTTAGTGTGCTGGGTTGTAAGTAACTGGAACCCTGAGCACGCCAGGGTCAAGTATTACAATGAGCTAAGCAAAAGCATTGAAATCCATACCTATGGGCAAGCATTTGGAGAGTATGTGAATGATAAAAATTTGATTCCTACCATATCTACTTGCAAATTCTATCTTTCTTTTGAAAACTCAATCCACAAAGATTACATCACAGAAAAGCTCTATAATGCTTTTTTAGCTGGCTCTGTACCTGTTGTTCTGGGGCCATCTAGGGAAAATTATGAGAATTATATTCCagcagattcattcattcatgtggaaGATTATAACTCTCCCAGTGAGCTAGCCAAGTATCTGAAAGAAGTTGACAAAAACAATAAGTTATACCTTAGTTACTTTAACTGGAGGAAGGATTTCACAGTGAATCTCCCACGATTTTGGGAATCACATGCATGCTTGGCTTGTGATCACGTGAAAAGGCATCAAGAATATAAATCTGTTGGTAATTTAGAGAAATGGTTTTGGAATTAA